The sequence below is a genomic window from Scophthalmus maximus strain ysfricsl-2021 chromosome 19, ASM2237912v1, whole genome shotgun sequence.
ACAATAAGGAACCACAGCTTCTAACAATGaaaattttaaatctaaatgttgaatctaaatctaaatattatatattacagcCAAAGCTCTCCTGGTTGCAAGAGCTCCCTCTGGTGGAGTTCACAGTCCACTCACACAGTtcactccctaatatcaatTTTGAATGACTTTAATGCAACTCTGACTCTCTGGCAATGTgattaaagttattatagtttaattgaataattaaatactgtgcacccccccccacacacacatatcccaTCCCTGCGAATTTTTGTCCATATATTGCATGAATTCATACATAATCACAGCCTCAAAATCACTATTGttttcatggacacacacacacacacacacacacacacacacacacttgacatgTCATTTGGACCCTCCAAATTAAATTATAgataacattacatttaaatatttctgtATCCTTAATCCAAGATCATATGAATATGACGACCTGCATGTGCTGGGCAGGAGGCAAAGAAATGTGCCAACCACATTATCTCCATATATCAAAGATCTTTTAAAAGTGGTCAGAAATCAGCAGATCTCACATGAAAAACGATAAACTATCCGTCCTGAATGGAGGATCTTGCTATCATTTGCTTGATGTGTTAATGCGTGCGAGTCAAAAGGCCCCTTCTGGGTCCCCGGACCCGAGATTGGGACACCCCACCCGGAAGTGGGTGGCGGAGTCACCGTCACCCAACCGGTCACACCACCGTCGACACACTGCCTGCTGGGATGAAGCTCGCCGCCGGAGAACCACAGGGACGGTCACACATCTGAGCTCTCTGCGCGCCCTCGCCCACAGCTCGTCCGGTCCCCGTCGTGCAGATTCGAGGAtacgggaggaggagaggcgcgCTGCCACCATGATGGAAGAGATAGACAGATTTCAAGTGCCGAGTGCCGTGCAGGAGGCGGAGATGCAGGCGGAGATGCAGCCGCTGGTGAGTCGGACGTGTCGGCCGTAATCTGCCGGAGATTGATCCATCAGTGTTGTTCTTGGgtcttttcttatttcaaatgaCATCATCGCTCCGGGATGCTCCGTGCGCTCAATCTTGTGACCTGCCATGCGTAATATTGGTCGACGCACTAATATGGGAAgttgttcgttttttttcacCGACTATCAATGgactaaataaaacatttttaaaaaatgacgcGTGCGTCAAACCAGAGGATCATTTATTTGCCCACAATTCGTTCCCCCCGTGGGACACAAGCAGCGTCCGCGCTGCTGCGTAGTGAGCAGCCTCCGTCACGCCTGGCGGAAGCGAGCATCCCATCACCAGCCTCCGTGTTGTACCGGGGTCCCGCGCCCCCCGCGGGGCCTCATCGCGATTAATGAGCGGCTCCTCGTCTCGAACATGCGCCGTCATTTGTTATTggaacaacgacaacaacaacaacaacaacaacaacaagtcagTGTAAATGACTCGGCCGGCGACGAGGCCCTGGGTTCCTGCAGCCTGCAGGGCGGCCTCTGCTGCTCACGGCTGGTCGGACTAAACCTGCTGTCTGCTGGCGACCTCACACTCCATCCTCACACTCCATCCTCACACTCCATCCTCAcaatccatcactccatcctcacactccatcactccatcctcacactccatcactccatcctcacACTCCATCTTCATACTCCATCCTCACACTCCATCCTCAcaatccatcactccatcctcacACTCCATCCTCAcaatccatcactccatcctcacactccatcactccatcctcacACTCCATCTTCATACTCCATCCTCACACTCCATCCTCAcaatccatcactccatcctcacACTCCATCCTCAcaatccatcactccatcctcacACTCCATCCTCAcaatccatcactccatcctcacactccatcactccatcctcacACTCCATCTTCATACTCCATCCTCACACTCCATCCTcacactccatcactccatcctcacactccatcactccatcctcacACTCCATCTTCATACTCCATCCTCACACTCCATCCTCacacagttaatcgattaatcgttttggtaatcgactgctaaattaatggCAGAACTGTTTGGATAGGCGATGAATCGGTTCAtgtagtttttttctgaaaaaaataagtcaaaaattctctgatttcagcttcttaaatgtgaatactgtccgggtttctttgctcctctacgacagtgaactaaatatctttgctgAGTGGATGGAACTAAAACTACAATACCTTTTtctcaccatttcatgacattttatggaccaaacaactaagcgatttatgggaaaaagaaaaaatggacagATTACTCGATAATGAACataatcgttagtcgcagcccttAAAGTGTGTACGAGCTATTCTGATTCACAGTTTCAGTTCCTGCATTATCAGTGGGATGCAACATTGACAAGACCTCGTTGGTTTTAAAAAGGTCTTGGTTATCCAGTTCCCGAGAAGCATGTGTATGTTGAGCCCCgcatttcttttgtctttttcttttttaaagctatCTACATAATGTTTCATATGCTAGCATTCATTAGATAGAGAGGGACTCTTCCTCACATATCTATTTACGAACTGTTTATTCACATTGTCTGGGAATAGAAGGCTCTATTATGCATTACAGAAAGACATTAATTATTCATCGATCCCTCTGTAATGCACATTTCTgctcatctctctgtgtctgcgcCGCCTTCCCATTTGTCTCCAGGACCCGGCGTCGTCCACGGCCTCAGAGGCGGACTCAGACACCAGAGAGGGGGAACCTGTCACCATCAACTACAAGCCCTCACCCCTGCAGATGAAAATAGGTGAGTGAGAGCTGCAGTGTTCGTAGGCCGTAAGTGTCTGTGTCGTTGCGGGAAACAAGTGTCTCCCGGATTCGTCTGTGAACTCAAAATCCTTGAAAGGGTGAAGTAGTTATGTGCAGATGTGGCGCAGACATATACTAGTGGGCGATCCATTTTCATAAAACCTCTACACCCATCACAAGGTCACAAGATCACGGTCAGATGTTTTGATTACCATTAGATTAAATCCAATAATTTATTACAATTAATGATAATTCATCAtcaatgtattttcattatcaattagtatgttgattgtttttttttaaacgtaaaGTAATTGATCAGTCAACCAACTACTCATATTAAAAAGAAACCAGTTCAGAAGCTGGAACATGCAAATGATTGGAAGTTTTGCACGAAGTAACCACAACAAAGATTCTATTATCAAAGTTGTTGtgaatcccttttttttatcagctaaTCAATTAAAATACTTTTA
It includes:
- the fam219ab gene encoding protein FAM219A, yielding MRASQKAPSGSPDPRLGHPTRKWVAESPSPNRSHHRRHTACWDEARRRRTTGTVTHLSSLRALAHSSSGPRRADSRIREEERRAATMMEEIDRFQVPSAVQEAEMQAEMQPLDPASSTASEADSDTREGEPVTINYKPSPLQMKIEKQRELARKGSLKNGNTVGSPVNQQPKKNNVMARTRLVVPNKGYSSLDQSPDEKPLVALDTDSDDDFDMSRYSSSGYSSAEQINQDLNIQLLKDGYRLDEIPDDEDLDLIPPKSVNPTCMCCQATTSTTCQIQ